Proteins encoded together in one Catellatospora citrea window:
- a CDS encoding PucR family transcriptional regulator codes for MTDTPAWLHDGCRRLLTGEPSADHQAAATALGARAGAESLTVTDIVEAFLHAAEAGWDLVPTSDAHDRGGLLLRSLRRLTVAAVDGYHQAEHDEVSRSEHDRDTFIDDLLAAHPDPGRLAARAQRYGVRLSGQHTVVVARAPGLGHPAAHAIDDALAARFGAANTLTSLREQELVCIVAGGLRGVPAELARHLLHHLGAGRWQIAVGRTHRGLPGLATSLDEARNALDLADRLGFTTPVLQAADLLVFPVLLRDRDAITDLVTTVLGPLTGARGGAEPLLETLAVLFEQQGNHTAAARVLHVSVRAVTYRLDRIRALTGYHPGEPTQRFTLHTAVLGARLLGWPEPGT; via the coding sequence ATGACCGACACCCCCGCCTGGCTGCACGACGGCTGCCGGCGCTTGCTCACCGGCGAGCCATCGGCCGACCACCAGGCGGCGGCGACAGCGCTCGGGGCCCGCGCCGGCGCCGAGTCCCTCACCGTCACCGACATCGTCGAAGCGTTCCTTCACGCCGCCGAGGCCGGCTGGGACCTCGTGCCGACTTCGGACGCGCACGACCGCGGCGGCCTGCTGTTGCGGTCGCTGCGCAGGTTGACCGTTGCCGCGGTCGACGGGTACCACCAGGCCGAGCACGACGAGGTGAGCCGCAGCGAGCACGACCGCGACACTTTCATCGACGATCTGCTCGCCGCGCACCCCGACCCGGGCCGGCTCGCCGCACGCGCCCAGCGCTACGGCGTGCGGCTGTCCGGCCAGCACACCGTCGTCGTGGCCCGCGCTCCGGGACTGGGTCATCCGGCCGCGCACGCGATCGACGACGCCCTGGCTGCCCGCTTCGGTGCCGCCAACACCCTGACCAGCCTGCGCGAACAGGAACTCGTCTGCATCGTCGCCGGCGGGCTACGCGGTGTGCCCGCCGAGCTCGCCCGCCACCTGCTGCACCATCTCGGCGCGGGCAGGTGGCAGATCGCGGTCGGTCGCACCCACCGCGGGCTACCCGGCCTCGCCACCTCCCTGGACGAGGCTCGCAACGCCCTGGACCTGGCCGACCGGCTCGGGTTCACCACGCCCGTCCTGCAGGCCGCAGACCTGCTGGTGTTCCCGGTGCTGTTACGCGACCGCGACGCCATCACCGACCTGGTCACCACCGTGCTAGGCCCGCTGACCGGCGCCCGTGGCGGAGCCGAACCACTGCTGGAGACCCTGGCCGTGCTGTTCGAGCAGCAGGGCAACCACACCGCCGCCGCCCGCGTCCTGCACGTCAGCGTCCGCGCCGTCACCTACCGCCTCGACCGCATCCGCGCCCTCACGGGCTACCACCCCGGCGAACCCACCCAACGGTTCACCCTGCACACCGCCGTGCTCGGCGCCCGGCTGCTGGGCTGGCCCGAGCCCGGAACATGA
- a CDS encoding ABC transporter permease subunit encodes MSPLVRKTWRDDRRAIIGWAAGVTAFTAVYTSFYTNFQGAAQLKDDALPEGMKNFLSIQDMTSAAGYLQATVYSLVGPLLVVMCGLLLIARTIPRPEEDGGIELLMVNPLSRRAFAAQRLAATGVTVTAIAAIPWLVVTLMAPAVGIDVPLGNIAAASVGLIALAWCFTGIAFGVGAATGRRSTALAVAGTLAVATYILRGVAGLIDGGAWLRWLSPFHYFIGTDPLHTGWHPGHLIALAAVGVASAVAGIVWFDRRDVGV; translated from the coding sequence ATGTCGCCGCTGGTGCGTAAGACCTGGCGCGACGACCGCCGCGCCATCATCGGCTGGGCCGCCGGAGTCACCGCGTTCACCGCCGTCTACACCTCCTTCTACACCAACTTCCAGGGCGCCGCGCAGCTCAAAGACGACGCCCTGCCAGAAGGCATGAAGAACTTTCTGTCCATCCAGGACATGACCTCTGCCGCCGGCTACCTGCAGGCCACCGTCTACAGCCTCGTCGGACCGCTGCTGGTCGTCATGTGCGGGCTGCTGCTGATCGCCCGCACCATCCCCCGGCCGGAGGAGGACGGCGGCATCGAGCTGCTGATGGTCAACCCGCTGTCACGGCGGGCATTCGCCGCGCAGCGACTGGCGGCCACCGGCGTCACCGTCACCGCCATCGCCGCGATCCCATGGCTGGTCGTCACCCTCATGGCCCCGGCTGTCGGAATCGACGTGCCACTGGGCAACATCGCCGCAGCATCGGTCGGGCTCATCGCCCTGGCCTGGTGCTTCACGGGTATCGCGTTCGGGGTAGGCGCGGCCACCGGCCGCCGGAGCACCGCCCTGGCCGTCGCCGGGACGCTGGCCGTCGCGACCTACATCCTGCGCGGGGTGGCCGGGCTCATCGACGGCGGGGCGTGGCTGCGGTGGCTGTCGCCGTTCCACTACTTCATCGGCACCGACCCCCTGCACACCGGCTGGCACCCGGGCCACCTGATCGCCCTGGCCGCGGTCGGCGTGGCGAGCGCGGTCGCGGGGATCGTCTGGTTCGACCGCCGCGACGTCGGCGTCTGA
- a CDS encoding ABC transporter ATP-binding protein, with the protein MTDDIAVRAEDLTKFYGTRRGIEGLDLEVRTGEVMGFLGPNGAGKTTTIRLLLDFLRPTRGHATVLGMDPRRDKAELHRHIGYLPGELAFPGREKAADLLKFFADSRGGVAWQTVTGLAERLELDLSRPIHTLSKGNKQKVGLVQAFMHSPALLILDEPTSGLDPLMQQEFLTLVREARANGHTVFMSSHVLAEVQQTADRVAIVRDGRLAAVERVESLGRRAVRTVEIHFDGTVDAAEFIALPGVSDVSVTGPVLRCTVDGRLDPLIKAAARHEVIDLLSAEPDLEETFLSYYYQSEGAADVAAGA; encoded by the coding sequence ATGACAGACGACATCGCCGTGCGAGCCGAGGACTTGACCAAGTTCTACGGCACCCGCCGCGGCATCGAAGGCCTCGACCTGGAGGTCCGTACCGGGGAGGTGATGGGTTTCCTCGGCCCCAACGGCGCCGGCAAGACCACCACCATCCGGCTGCTGCTGGACTTCCTGCGCCCCACCCGCGGCCACGCCACCGTGCTCGGCATGGACCCCCGCCGGGACAAGGCCGAGTTGCACCGCCACATCGGCTACCTGCCCGGCGAGCTCGCGTTCCCCGGCCGGGAGAAGGCCGCCGACCTGCTCAAGTTCTTCGCCGACTCGCGCGGCGGCGTCGCCTGGCAGACCGTGACCGGGCTGGCCGAGCGCCTGGAACTGGACCTGTCCCGGCCGATCCACACCCTGTCCAAGGGCAACAAGCAGAAGGTCGGCCTGGTGCAGGCGTTCATGCACTCCCCCGCGCTGCTGATCCTGGACGAGCCGACCAGCGGCCTGGACCCGCTCATGCAGCAGGAGTTCCTCACCTTGGTCCGCGAAGCCCGCGCCAACGGCCACACAGTGTTCATGTCCTCGCACGTGCTGGCCGAGGTGCAGCAAACCGCCGACCGGGTCGCCATCGTCCGCGACGGCCGCCTGGCCGCCGTCGAACGTGTCGAGTCCCTCGGCCGCCGGGCCGTGCGCACCGTCGAAATCCACTTCGACGGCACCGTCGACGCCGCCGAGTTCATCGCCCTGCCCGGCGTCAGCGACGTCAGCGTCACCGGACCGGTGCTGCGCTGCACCGTCGACGGCCGCCTCGACCCCTTGATCAAGGCTGCTGCCCGGCATGAGGTCATCGACCTGCTGTCGGCCGAACCCGACCTCGAAGAGACGTTCCTGAGCTACTACTACCAGTCCGAAGGAGCAGCAGATGTCGCCGCTGGTGCGTAA
- a CDS encoding calcium/sodium antiporter, whose protein sequence is MLVQILLCVAGLILLTFAADHLVLGSSRLAARLRISPVVVGVVVIGLGTSAPEFLVSALAAARGDTGIAVGNIVGSNILNLTLILGIAALITPFAVGSTVIRREVPLAVGSVAVFAVLAWIGLSPVTALALTAATAAALYTLVRWARSGGNQEIAAEVAEFEAEGGAVVVTAPSRLPAWFEPVRTVLGLAGVLAGAQLLVSNASAIAEQFGVPQIIIGFTLVALGTSLPELVTTIQAQRRGETDLVVGNLFGSNLFNSLAGGAVIGFAAGMDNTARAGTTLLVAMLFTALLAWALLRRGLRLTRTDGLLLLGAYLLTLPLLLTS, encoded by the coding sequence ATGCTCGTTCAGATCCTGCTGTGTGTCGCGGGCTTGATCCTGTTGACCTTCGCCGCCGACCACCTGGTCCTCGGCTCGTCGCGGCTGGCCGCCCGGTTGCGTATCAGCCCCGTCGTCGTCGGGGTCGTCGTCATCGGCCTGGGCACCAGCGCACCGGAGTTCCTCGTCTCGGCGCTGGCCGCGGCCCGCGGCGACACCGGTATCGCGGTGGGCAACATCGTCGGGTCGAACATTCTCAACCTGACGCTCATCCTCGGCATCGCCGCACTGATCACCCCGTTCGCGGTCGGCTCGACGGTGATCCGGCGCGAGGTCCCGCTCGCGGTCGGTTCCGTGGCGGTGTTCGCCGTGCTGGCCTGGATCGGGCTGTCGCCGGTCACCGCGCTGGCGCTCACGGCGGCGACCGCCGCGGCGCTGTACACGCTGGTGCGCTGGGCCCGCAGCGGCGGCAACCAGGAGATCGCCGCCGAGGTCGCCGAGTTCGAAGCCGAAGGCGGCGCGGTCGTCGTGACCGCCCCGTCGCGGCTACCGGCCTGGTTCGAACCGGTCCGTACCGTGCTCGGCCTGGCCGGGGTCCTGGCCGGGGCACAGCTGCTGGTGTCCAACGCTTCGGCGATCGCCGAGCAGTTCGGCGTTCCACAGATCATCATCGGGTTCACCCTCGTCGCGCTGGGCACGTCGCTGCCCGAACTGGTGACCACAATCCAGGCACAGCGCCGCGGTGAGACCGACCTGGTCGTCGGGAACCTGTTCGGCAGCAACCTGTTCAACAGCCTCGCCGGCGGTGCCGTCATCGGATTCGCCGCCGGCATGGACAACACCGCCCGCGCCGGGACCACGCTGCTGGTCGCGATGCTTTTCACCGCACTGCTGGCCTGGGCGCTGCTGCGCCGTGGGCTGCGCCTGACCCGCACTGACGGGCTGCTGCTGCTCGGCGCGTACCTACTGACCCTGCCACTGCTGCTGACGTCCTGA
- a CDS encoding ABC transporter permease, producing the protein MTAAIWAELLKVRRSKMPWLTALAFTVAAAVGGLFMYIWQDPARARSLGLLGAKAQLATADADWPGFLALLAQITAVGGLLIFGTIVIWVFGREFSDRTAKDLLALPTSRTAIVAAKFTVIGGWCLALTVQLFVLGLLIGAALGLPGWSATAVGQSLARLLAIAALSVVLASPFALAASAGRGYLPAVGAMFAVTFCTQIIAALGYGHLFAWSVPSLISGVAGPDQAPIGVVGYLGVGLIGAAGVAGTAAWWRNADQ; encoded by the coding sequence ATGACCGCCGCGATCTGGGCCGAGCTGCTCAAGGTCCGCCGCTCCAAGATGCCGTGGCTGACCGCCCTGGCGTTCACCGTCGCTGCCGCGGTGGGCGGGCTTTTCATGTACATCTGGCAGGACCCGGCCCGGGCAAGGTCGCTGGGGCTGCTGGGCGCCAAGGCGCAACTGGCCACCGCCGACGCGGACTGGCCCGGGTTCCTGGCCCTGCTAGCGCAGATCACCGCCGTCGGTGGTCTGCTCATCTTCGGCACGATCGTGATCTGGGTGTTCGGCCGGGAGTTCAGCGACCGCACCGCCAAGGACCTGCTCGCGCTACCGACGTCACGTACTGCGATCGTCGCGGCGAAGTTCACCGTGATCGGCGGCTGGTGCCTGGCCCTGACGGTGCAACTGTTCGTCCTCGGTCTGCTGATCGGCGCGGCGCTGGGCCTGCCGGGCTGGTCGGCTACGGCCGTCGGACAGAGCCTGGCGCGCCTGCTGGCGATCGCGGCCCTGAGCGTCGTGCTGGCGTCCCCGTTCGCGCTGGCCGCGTCCGCCGGACGGGGATACCTGCCCGCGGTCGGCGCGATGTTCGCGGTGACGTTCTGCACCCAGATCATCGCCGCGCTCGGCTACGGGCACCTGTTCGCCTGGTCGGTGCCGTCATTGATCAGCGGGGTCGCCGGACCCGACCAGGCACCGATCGGCGTGGTCGGCTACCTCGGTGTCGGACTGATCGGCGCGGCCGGTGTCGCCGGTACTGCGGCCTGGTGGCGCAACGCCGACCAGTGA
- a CDS encoding ABC transporter ATP-binding protein has product MDGAVTTTGLTKRYGQVVAVDDLALRVRPGEIYALLGLNGAGKTTTIRVLLGMVKPTAGIVTVLGRPVATTGHDLWAEVGYLVETPSAYPDLTVRDNLRLIARLRRLPGTGLVDDVIDRLGLAPYADRRAGKLSLGNAQRLGLAKALLHRPRLLILDEPANGLDPAGVVEIRGLLRELATTGTTILLSSHLLAEVARLADRIGILHDGRLLRELDADQLAAEQRRTLTVAARDLDAAATALRAAGHLPTLVSDRLLLSDPDAVDHPDAVATALVSAGCPPTRLVVEHEDLETYFLRLTGQETT; this is encoded by the coding sequence ATGGATGGCGCCGTCACCACCACCGGGCTAACCAAACGCTACGGGCAGGTCGTCGCCGTCGACGACCTGGCCCTGCGGGTACGGCCCGGGGAGATCTACGCCCTGCTCGGCCTCAACGGCGCGGGCAAGACCACGACCATCAGGGTGCTGCTGGGCATGGTCAAACCCACCGCCGGGATCGTCACCGTGCTCGGCCGTCCGGTGGCAACGACCGGCCACGACCTGTGGGCCGAAGTCGGCTACCTGGTCGAGACCCCTTCGGCGTACCCCGACCTCACCGTCCGCGACAACCTGCGACTGATTGCCCGGCTACGGCGCCTACCCGGAACGGGCCTGGTCGACGATGTCATCGACCGCCTGGGCCTGGCCCCCTATGCCGACCGGCGGGCGGGAAAGCTGTCGCTGGGCAACGCCCAACGCCTGGGCCTGGCCAAGGCGCTGCTGCACCGGCCTCGGCTGCTGATCCTCGACGAACCCGCCAACGGCCTGGACCCCGCCGGGGTCGTCGAGATCCGCGGCCTGCTTCGCGAACTCGCCACCACCGGCACCACGATCTTGCTGTCCAGTCACCTGCTGGCAGAGGTCGCCCGGCTCGCCGACCGGATCGGGATCCTCCATGACGGCCGCCTGCTGCGCGAACTCGACGCCGACCAGCTGGCCGCCGAGCAGCGCCGCACCCTGACCGTCGCCGCCCGCGACCTCGACGCCGCCGCGACCGCCCTGCGCGCGGCCGGGCATCTGCCCACGCTGGTCAGCGACCGGCTGCTGCTGTCCGACCCGGACGCCGTCGACCACCCCGACGCCGTCGCCACCGCGCTGGTGTCGGCGGGCTGCCCGCCGACCCGCCTGGTGGTGGAGCACGAGGATCTGGAGACCTACTTCCTACGCCTGACCGGGCAGGAGACGACATGA
- a CDS encoding SLC13 family permease, whose amino-acid sequence MSTQAWLAVAVFAVAYVFIATEWVHRVTAALGGAVAMLLIGATDAEHAFFSEEAGIDWNVIMLLIGMMLIVAVLRRTGLFEYLAIWAVKRARGRPYPVMVILVLITAVASAGLDNVTTVLLVAPVTLFVCDRLGLPAAPFLIAEVMASNIGGTATLIGDPPNIIIASKSGLTFNDFLNVLAPIVAILLVVFLGLCRWLFRDAFRSDNAKIASVMAMRERDAIRSPRLLAISLVFLSLVLAAFVLHSVLHLEPSVVAIVGGLMLLAASRLDPDEIAKDVEWHTLIFFAGLFIMVGALVNTGVIAQLSHAATEAVEGNLWGATLLLLWASALLSAVVDNIPYVATMSPIVADLVKADGTPQGNVLWWALALGADLGGNATAIGASANVVVLGIAERAGKKISFWEFTKYGLIVTVITVAICVPYLYLRFF is encoded by the coding sequence GTGAGTACGCAGGCGTGGCTGGCGGTGGCGGTCTTCGCCGTGGCGTACGTGTTCATCGCGACCGAGTGGGTGCACCGGGTCACCGCGGCGCTGGGCGGTGCGGTGGCGATGCTGCTGATCGGTGCGACCGATGCCGAGCACGCGTTCTTCTCCGAAGAGGCGGGCATCGACTGGAACGTCATCATGCTGCTCATCGGCATGATGCTGATCGTGGCGGTGCTGCGCCGCACGGGGCTGTTCGAGTATCTGGCGATCTGGGCGGTCAAACGCGCCCGCGGCCGCCCGTACCCGGTCATGGTCATCCTCGTGCTCATCACCGCGGTCGCCTCCGCCGGCCTGGACAACGTGACCACCGTGCTGCTGGTCGCGCCGGTGACGCTGTTCGTCTGCGACCGGCTCGGGCTGCCCGCGGCGCCGTTCCTGATCGCCGAAGTGATGGCGTCCAACATCGGCGGCACCGCGACCCTCATCGGGGACCCGCCGAACATCATCATCGCCAGCAAGTCCGGGCTGACCTTCAACGACTTCCTGAACGTCCTCGCGCCGATCGTGGCGATCCTGCTGGTCGTGTTCCTCGGCCTGTGCCGGTGGCTGTTCCGGGACGCGTTCCGCAGCGACAACGCGAAGATCGCCTCAGTGATGGCGATGCGCGAGCGCGACGCGATCCGCAGCCCGCGGCTGCTCGCGATCAGCCTGGTGTTCCTGAGCCTGGTCCTGGCCGCGTTCGTGCTGCACTCGGTCCTGCACCTGGAGCCGTCCGTCGTCGCGATCGTCGGCGGGCTCATGCTGCTGGCCGCCTCACGGCTTGATCCGGACGAGATCGCCAAGGACGTCGAGTGGCACACCCTGATCTTCTTCGCCGGGCTGTTCATCATGGTCGGCGCGCTGGTCAACACCGGTGTCATCGCGCAACTGTCACATGCGGCGACCGAAGCCGTGGAGGGCAACCTGTGGGGCGCGACCCTGTTGCTGCTGTGGGCCTCGGCACTGCTGTCGGCGGTCGTGGACAACATCCCGTACGTGGCCACGATGAGCCCGATCGTCGCCGACCTGGTCAAAGCCGACGGCACCCCGCAAGGCAACGTGCTGTGGTGGGCCCTGGCGCTGGGCGCGGACCTGGGCGGCAACGCCACCGCCATCGGCGCGTCGGCGAACGTCGTCGTGCTCGGCATCGCCGAACGCGCCGGCAAGAAGATCTCCTTCTGGGAGTTCACCAAGTACGGCCTGATCGTCACCGTGATCACGGTCGCGATCTGCGTGCCGTACCTCTATCTGCGGTTCTTCTGA
- a CDS encoding CBS domain-containing protein → MRASDLLVPYPTVTLATPAIEAARLLADADLPGLVVVDDRGAPFAVLPGTQVLRLAVPIYCQDDPNLTRLIDEAAADVFIRELGDRTVRELLPPQPHELPVVSPQATALEIAALMARTRSPLVAVVDGVFEGVVTLHGLLDRVMPS, encoded by the coding sequence ATGCGCGCATCCGACCTTCTCGTGCCCTACCCGACCGTCACCCTCGCCACCCCTGCGATCGAGGCGGCCCGGCTCCTGGCTGACGCCGACCTGCCCGGCCTGGTCGTCGTCGACGACCGCGGTGCGCCGTTCGCTGTCCTGCCCGGCACCCAGGTGCTGCGCCTGGCTGTGCCGATCTACTGCCAGGACGACCCGAACCTGACCCGGCTGATCGACGAAGCAGCGGCCGACGTGTTCATCCGCGAGCTCGGTGACCGGACGGTCCGCGAGCTGCTGCCCCCGCAGCCGCACGAGCTGCCGGTGGTGTCGCCGCAGGCGACCGCGCTGGAGATCGCGGCGTTGATGGCCCGGACCCGCAGCCCGCTGGTCGCGGTCGTCGACGGCGTCTTCGAGGGCGTGGTCACCCTGCACGGGCTGCTGGACCGGGTGATGCCGTCGTGA
- a CDS encoding MerR family transcriptional regulator translates to MPGLRSGELAEAAGVNPQTLRYYERRGLLAEPARSPGGHRLYPPEALTLLQVIKAAQRLGFTLDEVAELVDLGTHRHGRRPDTSLQKRAAAKLVEIETKIADLQAIAASLRTALDAGCEDLTTCATTDCCPISLAGFDHGDKR, encoded by the coding sequence ATGCCGGGCCTGCGCAGCGGGGAACTGGCCGAGGCGGCCGGGGTGAACCCGCAGACCCTGCGCTACTACGAGCGCCGCGGACTGCTGGCCGAACCGGCCCGCAGCCCCGGCGGGCACCGGCTCTACCCGCCCGAGGCCCTGACCCTGCTGCAGGTGATCAAAGCGGCGCAGCGGCTCGGGTTCACCCTCGATGAGGTCGCCGAACTCGTCGACCTGGGCACTCACCGCCACGGCCGCCGACCCGACACCAGCCTGCAGAAACGCGCCGCCGCCAAGCTCGTCGAGATCGAGACGAAGATCGCCGACTTGCAAGCCATCGCCGCAAGCCTGCGCACCGCCCTGGACGCCGGCTGCGAAGACCTGACTACCTGTGCCACCACTGACTGCTGTCCCATCTCGCTCGCCGGATTCGACCACGGAGACAAGAGATGA
- a CDS encoding YnfA family protein, with protein MLIARSVILFALAALLEIGGAWLIWQGWREHRGLWWIAAGVIALGGYGFVATFQSDANFGRILAAYGGVFVAGSLAWGMVVDKFRPDRYDVIGAVICLAGVVMIMYAPRGAQ; from the coding sequence GTGCTGATTGCCCGCTCGGTCATCTTGTTCGCTCTGGCGGCCCTGTTGGAGATCGGCGGGGCGTGGCTGATCTGGCAGGGCTGGCGCGAGCACCGCGGCCTGTGGTGGATCGCGGCCGGTGTCATCGCGCTGGGCGGGTACGGGTTCGTGGCCACGTTCCAGTCGGATGCGAACTTCGGCCGGATCCTGGCCGCCTACGGCGGAGTGTTCGTCGCCGGGTCCCTGGCTTGGGGCATGGTCGTGGACAAGTTCCGGCCCGACCGCTACGACGTAATCGGAGCCGTCATCTGCCTGGCCGGCGTCGTAATGATCATGTACGCGCCGCGCGGTGCCCAGTGA
- a CDS encoding transcriptional repressor: MLSTRRLSCDAATAIGWSCGPSNARSDIWQPRDVLAASGTHLSVSNAHRRIPTAADPSTVSRALTRMTFASIVHAITDHAGRPMYGLADRPHQHSVCGDCGHLSEISAPAARVPELSEVATAVFYSTCDNCAFGAADRI, from the coding sequence GTGCTGAGCACCCGAAGGCTGTCGTGCGACGCGGCAACCGCAATCGGCTGGAGCTGTGGCCCGAGTAACGCTCGAAGCGACATATGGCAGCCCCGCGACGTGTTGGCAGCGTCCGGCACACACTTGAGTGTCAGCAACGCTCACCGGCGCATTCCCACGGCCGCCGATCCGAGCACGGTGTCCCGGGCCTTGACCCGGATGACCTTCGCCAGCATCGTGCACGCGATCACCGACCACGCCGGCCGTCCGATGTACGGCTTAGCCGACCGGCCTCATCAGCACAGCGTCTGCGGGGACTGTGGCCACCTCAGCGAGATATCCGCCCCTGCCGCGCGCGTGCCCGAGCTGTCCGAGGTGGCCACCGCCGTGTTCTACAGCACCTGCGACAACTGCGCCTTCGGCGCTGCTGACAGAATTTGA